Part of the Terriglobia bacterium genome is shown below.
ATCGTCTTCACCTCGGCCCGAGATCAAGCGCTCCAGGGACGGGTTCCCGCGTTCGTCGGAGTCTGGTCGGGCAATCTCGTGACCGCCGCATGGACAGCCTGGGCGTTCTTCAGGATGCGGAGTGGAGCACGGGAGGAGTCATGGATCTGGAGGATCCGATCGGCCTCAGCGACTCTCGCCGCCCGCGTCCTTCGCCGCAAGGGCGCCGCAGGTCCCGGGCCCGGGGTCGGTCAGCGGGGCTTGCCCGCCCCTCCGACCGAGTGGGCCGGGAGCGCCTCCCCCTACCGGCTCGTGGGACTCGTCGACCGCTTGGTGGCGGTCCACTACCTCCGAGTGCTCGCGTACTCTCTCCTTTCCGCTTACGTCGTGTTCGCGGTAGTCGACCTCAAGGACCTCCTCGACGGCGTCCTCCAGCAGCATCGTTCCGTCTGGATGGTCCTCGACTACTTCAAGTACTTCGCCCCCGGAAAGCTGCCGTTGATCCTGCCGGTGGCCTGCCTGGTCGCCGGAGTCGTCGCGTTCACCCTTCTGGGCCGGAGCGGCGAGCTGACCGCGATGAAGGCCAGCGGGATCAGCATGCGGCGCGCGATCGTACCGGTCCTCCTGGCCACCTTCGCGCTCTGCGTCGCGCTATTCCTCGTGCAGGACCAGATCGCCCCGATCACGAACCAGAGGGCCCAGGAGGCGAAGGATCGCATCCAGGGCAAGCCGCCCCGGACCTACGGCCTCACGATCGGGGGTCGTTGGGTGTTCGGTTCCGGAGGGACCAATCTCTATCACTACCGTCTTTACGATCCCGACCACCAGACCTTTCAGGGCCTGAGCGTGTTCAAGCTGGATCGCGCGGCGCCCAAGGTCCTCGAGCACCGGTTCGCGAGCCTCGCGAAATGGGACGGCAAGTCTTGGGTGATGGAGCGCGGCTGGCTACGGACATTTCCGGCCGACAAAACGGTCGGCACATTCAGAACCTTCGAAGGAGACGAGCGCTGCGACCTCGACCCGCCCGAGAACTTCGCCCGCCGTGAGATCACGCTGAACGTCGGCGGCGATCTGCCGGACCAGATGAGCCTCGTCGACCTCGGGAAGCAGATCACTTCCCTTCGCGACAGCGGCTACGACACGACGCGGCTCAAGGTCGCGTTCTACTCGAAGCTCGCGCAGCCGGTGACGCCCCTCGTGATGGTGCTGCTCGGACTGCCCTTCGCGTTCCAGGTGGGCCGGCGCGGCTCCCTCTACGGGATCGGGGTCGCGCTCGTGCTGGTCATCGTCTACTGGGCCACCTTCGCGATCTTCAACGCGCTCGGGTTCGAGACCGTCCTCCCGCCCTTCCTCGCCGCCTGGGCCCCGAACATCCTCTACGGCCTCCTCGGCTCGTACCTCCTCCTCTTCATCGGGACCTGAAGCCGCCCCCGTCGCGATCAACGGGGAGGCGCGCCCGTCCGGCTCTCGAGCTTGTCGACGACGGCCCGGATTTCCTTTTGCGAGGGATCGACGGCCAGCGACGCCTTGAAGGCCTGGATTGCATCCCTGCCACGTCCCATCCTGCGCGCCGCCTCGCCGTACGCATTGAGCAGAAGGGTGTCGCGCCCCGTCGAGAGGCGCCTGGCCTCGTCGAGTCGGGCGAGGGCCGAGGGATTGTCCCCCGCCCCCAGGTCGAGGACTCCGAGCTGGAGGAGCGCGGTGGCCCTCGATTTGGGGTCCGAGAGCGCCTTCTCCAGTTGCCGGCGGGCGGCCGAGTTGTTCCCCCGGTGGCGAAGCACCAGCGCCATGTTGATCCTGGCGTCGCCGTAGTTCGGGTCGAGGACGAGAGCCTTGCGCAGCAGTTCCTCGGCCAAATCGAGTTTTCCCGCCGCCAGCTCCAGA
Proteins encoded:
- a CDS encoding LptF/LptG family permease, with the translated sequence MPKTTRLTLHVLSEFVAPTFLGLSIYGFVLLMNAFLLVARLALSKNLSFSVVLRLFSFEIPQLLVLAIPMATLLGVLIAFGRLSADHEIVAIQGAGLGPWFLLRPVLILGILMSLASFAIYAVVVPRTSYASRILNSEVLLTGSMATNLSPRNFYSEIPGYVLFADDIRAGGEGRLDGVFVHQAQGEGGESYTFFAQDGDLFQTRDGSGRLIADLRKGVCHVYREDRPQSYRFFGFDRYQVPIEPPPYLKALSSPPPRAIQNMAFTELFPELKRARETKEQAIREYRSRATRIEIHQRLALPFTCLLFALLGMPLGMTRARSGKGASFALSIAVTLVYWIVFTSARDQALQGRVPAFVGVWSGNLVTAAWTAWAFFRMRSGAREESWIWRIRSASATLAARVLRRKGAAGPGPGVGQRGLPAPPTEWAGSASPYRLVGLVDRLVAVHYLRVLAYSLLSAYVVFAVVDLKDLLDGVLQQHRSVWMVLDYFKYFAPGKLPLILPVACLVAGVVAFTLLGRSGELTAMKASGISMRRAIVPVLLATFALCVALFLVQDQIAPITNQRAQEAKDRIQGKPPRTYGLTIGGRWVFGSGGTNLYHYRLYDPDHQTFQGLSVFKLDRAAPKVLEHRFASLAKWDGKSWVMERGWLRTFPADKTVGTFRTFEGDERCDLDPPENFARREITLNVGGDLPDQMSLVDLGKQITSLRDSGYDTTRLKVAFYSKLAQPVTPLVMVLLGLPFAFQVGRRGSLYGIGVALVLVIVYWATFAIFNALGFETVLPPFLAAWAPNILYGLLGSYLLLFIGT